From the Solanum pennellii chromosome 4, SPENNV200 genome, one window contains:
- the LOC107016409 gene encoding D-galacturonate reductase-like produces MQQVTLNNCDKPMPAIGMGSTFLSSRPGADPSETMKSALLEAIKAGYRHFDTAFIYQSEKPLGEAIVEALHLGLIKSRDELFITTKLWCTFAQRDQIVGACKLSLRALQLEYVDMYLIHHPLSVSEIIQKLPVPKEIIHPLDIKGVWEGMEECKNLGLTKGIGVSNFSCKKLEKLLSIAKIPPAVNQVEMNPIWQQKELREFCNAKGIHIIAFSPLGAYNTTWGHNRVMECDVLTQIAKSKGKTIAQIALRWIYEQGASLVVKSLNKERMKENLQIFDWSLSQRDLEKISELPQHKGFIMASLFGPHDFVLQLDAEI; encoded by the exons atgcaacaAGTGACATTGAACAATTGTGACAAGCCCATGCCGGCAATTGGCATGGGAAGTACTTTTCTTTCATCTCGGCCGGGGGCGGACCCATCGGAGACGATGAAATCCGCCCTATTAGAGGCCATTAAAGCTGGTTATCGTCATTTTGATACCGCGTTTATTTATCAATCGGAAAAACCTCTAGGAGAAGCCATTGTTGAGGCCCTACATCTTGGCCTTATTAAATCAAGGGATGAACTTTTTATCACAACAAAGTTATGGTGCACTTTTGCTCAACGTGACCAAATTGTTGGTGCTTGTAAACTCAGTCTTAG AGCATTGCAATTGGAATATGTGGATATGTATCTAATTCACCACCCTTTGAGTGTAAgtgaaataattcaaaaattgcCAGTTccaaaagaaataattcatcCATTGGATATTAAGGGTGTGTGGGAAGGTATGGAAGAATGCAAAAATCTTGGACTCACAAAGGGAATTGGTGTTAGTAATTTCTCTTGCAAAAAACTCGAGAAACTTCTTTCGATCGCTAAAATTCCTCCTGCCGTCAATCAA GTGGAGATGAATCCAATTTGGCAACAAAAGGAACTAAGGGAATTTTGCAATGCAAAGGGAATTCACATAATTGCTTTTTCTCCATTGGGTGCATATAATACAACTTGGGGTCACAATAGAGTAATGGAATGTGATGTTCTAACTCAAATTGCTAAATCCAAAGGGAAAACCATTGCTCAG aTAGCATTGAGGTGGATATATGAGCAAGGGGCGAGTCTTGTTGTAAAAAGCCTCAACAAGGAGAGAATGAAAGAAAATCTTCAAATATTTGATTGGTCGCTTTCCCAACGAGACTTGgaaaaaataagtgaacttCCACAACACAAAGGTTTCATCATGGCTTCTCTTTTTGGACCTCATGATTTTGTGTTGCAATTAGATGCAGAgatctaa
- the LOC107015937 gene encoding probable potassium transporter 17 isoform X4, which produces MAYLHLPSQCCLQWVAYEHDSPRSVNAITPKQVYPMPTLRLAAVVSLVINKKSSLNGEAFMILRVIGKWSKNNFDSCNFSGFKKFGTSRVSFLLSPIMGAWTLTTPLVGIYSIIKHYPSIFKAISPHYIALFFLRNGKQGWIYLGGTVLCITGSEAMFADLGHFNRSSIRIAFLYTIYPSLVLTYAGQTAYLIRNPDDHFNGFYKFIPSAVYWPIFVIATLAAIVASQSLISATFSVIKQSVVLDYFPRVKVVHTSSSKEGEVYSPEVNYILMILCVAVILVFGDGQDIGNAFGVVVSIVMLITTILLTLVMIIIWRTPPALVALYFVVFFVMESVYVSAIFTKIPEGGWIPFAISLILAFIMFGWFYGRQRKLEYELTHKIDSERLRTLLIDPGLQRVPGLCFFYTNIQDGLTPILGHYIKNMRSLHKVTVFTTLRYLLVPKVAPGERIVVSKLGLRGVYRCVIRYGYADKLSLEGDDLVNQVIQSLRSHVLHCSNSLEVDTEVSELDEAKLAGVVHIRGKTRFYIGKDCGWFDRTMLAFYEVLHSNCRSALPAMGVPLPQRIEVGMLYEA; this is translated from the exons CAG TGTTGTCTGCAATGGGTGGCTTACGAGCACGATTCTCCTCGGTCAGTAAAT GCTATTACCCCGAAGCAAGTTTACCCTATGCCCACCCTAAGGCTAGCAGCTgtggtttcccttgtcataaataaaaaatcgtCTTTGAACGGAGAGGCCTTTATGATTTTGAGGGTAATTGGGAAGTGGTCGAAGAACAATTTTGATTCTTGTAATTTCTCAGGTTTTAAG AAATTTGGTACTTCACGAGTGAGCTTCCTTTTGTCTCCTATCATGGGTGCATGGACTCTTACCACTCCTCTCGTTGGGATATACAGTATCATAAAGCATTATCCGAGCATATTTAAGGCGATATCACCCCATTACATTGCCCTCTTCTTCTTAAGAAATGGAAAGCAAGGATGGATATATCTTGGTGGTACTGTCCTATGCATTACAG GTTCTGAAGCAATGTTTGCTGATCTTGGTCATTTCAACAGGAGTTCAATTCGG ATAGCATTTCTCTATACTATATATCCATCATTGGTGCTGACATATGCGGGACAGACAGCATATCTGATTAGAAATCCCGATGACCACTTTAATGGATTTTACAAGTTTATACCATCTGCTGTGTACTGGCCAATTTTTGTTATAGCCACATTAGCTGCTATAGTAGCAAGTCAGTCGCTGATTTCAGCCACCTTTTCGGTTATCAAGCAATCAGTTGTGTTGGATTATTTTCCTCGGGTGAAGGTAGTTCACACATCCTCCAGCAAAGAAGGCGAGGTTTACTCACCAGAAGTTAACTACATCCTCATGATTCTCTGTGTTGCAGTCATACTAGTTTTTGGAGATGGACAAGACATCGGAAATGCCTTCG GTGTTGTTGTTAGCATAGTTATGCTTATAACGACTATATTGTTGACATTGGTCATGATCATTATTTGGAGAACTCCACCAGCTCTGGTCGCGCTCTACTTCGTTGTATTTTTTGTGATGGAAAGTGTTTATGTTAGTGCAATCTTCACAAAAATTCCCGAAGGTGGTTGGATTCCTTTTGCCATTTCTCTCATTCTTGCTTTCATTATGTTTGGTTGGTTCTACGGTAGGCAGAGAAAACTTGAGTATGAATTGACACACAAGATAGACTCGGAGAGACTAAGGACACTGCTAATCGATCCAGGTCTTCAGAGAGTTCCTGGACTCTGCTTCTTCTACACAAATATCCAAGATGGTTTAACCCCAATTTTAGGTCATTACATAAAGAACATGAGATCTCTTCACAAAGTTACTGTATTTACAACTCTTCGTTACTTGCTGGTTCCTAAAGTAGCACCAGGTGAAAGAATCGTTGTTAGTAAACTAGGTCTCAGAGGGGTTTATAGATGTGTGATTCGTTATGGTTATGCAGATAAGCTTAGTCTTGAAGGAGATGATTTAGTTAATCAAGTCATCCAAAGTTTACGATCTCATGTGCTCCACTGCTCCAATTCATTGGAGGTTGACACTGAAGTTTCCGAGTTGGATGAGGCAAAGCTTGCTGGAGTAGTCCATATTCGTGGAAAGACGAGGTTTTATATTGGTAAGGACTGTGGATGGTTTGATAGAACAATGCTTGCTTTCTATGAAGTTCTGCATAGCAATTGCAGATCTGCATTGCCTGCTATGGGTGTACCATTACCTCAACGTATCGAGGTTGGAATGCTCTACGAGGCGTAA
- the LOC107015937 gene encoding probable potassium transporter 17 isoform X3 — MAYLHLPSQCCLQWVAYEHDSPRSVNVSMTAYSKAITPKQVYPMPTLRLAAVVSLVINKKSSLNGEAFMILRVIGKWSKNNFDSCNFSGFKKFGTSRVSFLLSPIMGAWTLTTPLVGIYSIIKHYPSIFKAISPHYIALFFLRNGKQGWIYLGGTVLCITGSEAMFADLGHFNRSSIRIAFLYTIYPSLVLTYAGQTAYLIRNPDDHFNGFYKFIPSAVYWPIFVIATLAAIVASQSLISATFSVIKQSVVLDYFPRVKVVHTSSSKEGEVYSPEVNYILMILCVAVILVFGDGQDIGNAFGVVVSIVMLITTILLTLVMIIIWRTPPALVALYFVVFFVMESVYVSAIFTKIPEGGWIPFAISLILAFIMFGWFYGRQRKLEYELTHKIDSERLRTLLIDPGLQRVPGLCFFYTNIQDGLTPILGHYIKNMRSLHKVTVFTTLRYLLVPKVAPGERIVVSKLGLRGVYRCVIRYGYADKLSLEGDDLVNQVIQSLRSHVLHCSNSLEVDTEVSELDEAKLAGVVHIRGKTRFYIGKDCGWFDRTMLAFYEVLHSNCRSALPAMGVPLPQRIEVGMLYEA, encoded by the exons CAG TGTTGTCTGCAATGGGTGGCTTACGAGCACGATTCTCCTCGGTCAGTAAATGTAAGTATGACAGCTTACAGTAAG GCTATTACCCCGAAGCAAGTTTACCCTATGCCCACCCTAAGGCTAGCAGCTgtggtttcccttgtcataaataaaaaatcgtCTTTGAACGGAGAGGCCTTTATGATTTTGAGGGTAATTGGGAAGTGGTCGAAGAACAATTTTGATTCTTGTAATTTCTCAGGTTTTAAG AAATTTGGTACTTCACGAGTGAGCTTCCTTTTGTCTCCTATCATGGGTGCATGGACTCTTACCACTCCTCTCGTTGGGATATACAGTATCATAAAGCATTATCCGAGCATATTTAAGGCGATATCACCCCATTACATTGCCCTCTTCTTCTTAAGAAATGGAAAGCAAGGATGGATATATCTTGGTGGTACTGTCCTATGCATTACAG GTTCTGAAGCAATGTTTGCTGATCTTGGTCATTTCAACAGGAGTTCAATTCGG ATAGCATTTCTCTATACTATATATCCATCATTGGTGCTGACATATGCGGGACAGACAGCATATCTGATTAGAAATCCCGATGACCACTTTAATGGATTTTACAAGTTTATACCATCTGCTGTGTACTGGCCAATTTTTGTTATAGCCACATTAGCTGCTATAGTAGCAAGTCAGTCGCTGATTTCAGCCACCTTTTCGGTTATCAAGCAATCAGTTGTGTTGGATTATTTTCCTCGGGTGAAGGTAGTTCACACATCCTCCAGCAAAGAAGGCGAGGTTTACTCACCAGAAGTTAACTACATCCTCATGATTCTCTGTGTTGCAGTCATACTAGTTTTTGGAGATGGACAAGACATCGGAAATGCCTTCG GTGTTGTTGTTAGCATAGTTATGCTTATAACGACTATATTGTTGACATTGGTCATGATCATTATTTGGAGAACTCCACCAGCTCTGGTCGCGCTCTACTTCGTTGTATTTTTTGTGATGGAAAGTGTTTATGTTAGTGCAATCTTCACAAAAATTCCCGAAGGTGGTTGGATTCCTTTTGCCATTTCTCTCATTCTTGCTTTCATTATGTTTGGTTGGTTCTACGGTAGGCAGAGAAAACTTGAGTATGAATTGACACACAAGATAGACTCGGAGAGACTAAGGACACTGCTAATCGATCCAGGTCTTCAGAGAGTTCCTGGACTCTGCTTCTTCTACACAAATATCCAAGATGGTTTAACCCCAATTTTAGGTCATTACATAAAGAACATGAGATCTCTTCACAAAGTTACTGTATTTACAACTCTTCGTTACTTGCTGGTTCCTAAAGTAGCACCAGGTGAAAGAATCGTTGTTAGTAAACTAGGTCTCAGAGGGGTTTATAGATGTGTGATTCGTTATGGTTATGCAGATAAGCTTAGTCTTGAAGGAGATGATTTAGTTAATCAAGTCATCCAAAGTTTACGATCTCATGTGCTCCACTGCTCCAATTCATTGGAGGTTGACACTGAAGTTTCCGAGTTGGATGAGGCAAAGCTTGCTGGAGTAGTCCATATTCGTGGAAAGACGAGGTTTTATATTGGTAAGGACTGTGGATGGTTTGATAGAACAATGCTTGCTTTCTATGAAGTTCTGCATAGCAATTGCAGATCTGCATTGCCTGCTATGGGTGTACCATTACCTCAACGTATCGAGGTTGGAATGCTCTACGAGGCGTAA